Proteins found in one Sorghum bicolor cultivar BTx623 chromosome 1, Sorghum_bicolor_NCBIv3, whole genome shotgun sequence genomic segment:
- the LOC8058747 gene encoding uncharacterized protein LOC8058747, with protein sequence MATAWVRSLSCRSSYAVTDAAIAPSPAKKPPPQQPPPFSCATAAAADVMDAVAYAQQARRKKMGRERERERRREAREPRPRPKKKPKPMAKAKAKDAEAAAAGALFMPSPAPGPPVSSAFLTMAELPEGHSSRRVVELIFASGWRGGGGGGGGGGGAADAGAPEPSVEALFRVHSASRAVARFEEARAAARAHGAAARCGADGNEMMRFQCRAPADAPGGVFGAGVATCRLGASVSAVRTFACSGAAHASSSGGGATTAGRRAMLVCRVIAGRVCPANHHPSPRHGHAEPAYDSVDMGNGELVVLDSRAVLPCFLIIYKV encoded by the coding sequence ATGGCGACGGCGTGGGTGCGCTCGCTCAGCTGTAGGTCGTCCTACGCCGTCACCGACGCCGCCATCGCGCCGTCCCCGGCCAagaagccgccgccgcagcagccgccgccCTTCTCTTgcgccacggcggcggcggcggacgtgATGGACGCCGTGGCGTACGCGCAGCAGGCCAGGAGGAAGAAGATGGGGAGGGAGCGGGAGAGGGAGAGGCGGAGGGAAGCGCGGGAGCCGCGGCCACGGCCCAAGAAGAAGCCCAAGCCGATGGCGAAGGCGAAGGCGAAGGACGCGGAGGCGGCGGCAGCCGGGGCGCTGTTCAtgccgtcgccggcgccggGCCCGCCCGTGAGCTCGGCGTTCCTCACGATGGCGGAGCTTCCCGAGGGCCACTCGTCGCGGCGTGTCGTGGAGCTCATCTTCGCGTCCGGGTggcggggaggaggaggaggaggaggaggaggaggaggcgcagcAGACGCGGGCGCGCCGGAGCCGTCGGTGGAGGCGCTGTTCCGCGTGCACAGCGCGTCGCGGGCCGTGGCGCGGTTCGAGGAGGcgagggcggcggcgcgcgcgcacGGCGCCGCGGCGCGGTGCGGCGCCGACGGCAACGAGATGATGCGGTTCCAGTGCCGCGCCCCCGCCGACGCGCCCGGCGGGGTGTTCGGCGCGGGCGTCGCCACCTGCCGCCTCGGCGCCTCGGTCTCCGCCGTGCGCACGTTCGCCTGCAGCGGCGCCGCGCACGCCAGCAGCAGCGGGGGCGGCGCCACCACCGCGGGTCGGAGGGCGATGCTGGTGTGCCGCGTCATCGCCGGCCGCGTCTGCCCCGCCAACCACCACCCGTCCCCGCGCCACGGCCACGCCGAACCCGCCTATGACTCCGTGGACATGGGCAACGGCGAGCTGGTGGTCCTCGACAGCCGCGCCGTGCTCCCCTGCTTCCTCATCATCTACAAGGtctag